The Deltaproteobacteria bacterium genome includes a region encoding these proteins:
- the purF gene encoding amidophosphoribosyltransferase: MDDDTSESPRHECGVFAVYGHEDAARVAFFGLFALQHRGQESAGIATADGCQVLERKGMGLALEVFKEDTLSKLPGHLAIGHVRYSTTGSSVISNAQPFLVHHGDEYYALAHNGNLVNAYLLRAELEARGSLFQSTMDTEVIIHLLAAHLQDGLEQALIHALGRVEGAYSIVMLTRTQVIAARDPRGFRPLALGKLNGGWVIASETCAFDLVGATYIRDVAPGEIIIIDDQGLHSIMAFPKLPPAHCIFELIYFARPDSQIFGQNVYLCRKRLGHHLAKEYQPDVDLVMPFPDSGIYAALGYAEESGLPFELGMIRNHYVGRTFIQPTQPMRDFGVRVKLNPVRPLLQGKRVMIVEDSIIRGTTSRNRVKNLREIGVKELHMVVSCPPTTHPCPYGIDFSSKGELLAAQNENVAEIAKFIGLDSLHYLSLPGMLEATGMALDSFCLACYDGRYPLAPPENMDKLCFEERR; encoded by the coding sequence TTGGACGACGATACATCAGAAAGCCCGCGTCATGAATGTGGGGTCTTTGCCGTTTACGGGCACGAAGATGCGGCCCGGGTGGCCTTTTTTGGCCTCTTTGCCCTCCAGCACCGGGGGCAGGAAAGTGCCGGCATTGCCACGGCGGACGGCTGCCAGGTTCTGGAGCGCAAGGGTATGGGACTGGCCCTGGAAGTCTTCAAGGAAGATACCCTGTCCAAACTGCCCGGTCATCTGGCCATCGGTCATGTGCGGTACTCCACCACGGGTTCTTCCGTCATCTCCAATGCCCAGCCGTTCCTCGTGCATCACGGCGATGAATATTACGCCCTGGCCCACAACGGCAATCTCGTCAATGCCTACCTTCTGCGGGCGGAGCTGGAAGCGCGCGGCTCCCTTTTTCAGTCCACCATGGACACGGAAGTCATCATCCACCTGCTGGCCGCCCATCTCCAGGACGGCCTGGAACAGGCGTTAATCCATGCCTTGGGCCGGGTTGAAGGCGCCTACAGTATTGTCATGCTGACCCGGACGCAGGTCATTGCGGCACGCGATCCCCGCGGCTTTCGGCCCCTGGCGCTCGGGAAGTTGAACGGCGGCTGGGTCATTGCCTCGGAAACCTGCGCCTTTGACCTAGTGGGGGCCACGTATATCAGGGATGTGGCGCCCGGAGAAATTATCATCATAGACGACCAGGGCCTGCACAGCATCATGGCCTTCCCCAAACTGCCGCCGGCGCATTGCATCTTCGAACTGATCTACTTTGCCCGGCCCGACAGTCAGATCTTCGGTCAGAATGTCTATCTCTGCCGCAAGCGTCTGGGACATCACTTAGCGAAGGAATATCAGCCCGACGTGGACCTGGTCATGCCCTTTCCCGATTCGGGCATCTATGCGGCGCTCGGTTACGCGGAGGAAAGCGGCCTGCCTTTTGAATTGGGCATGATCCGCAATCACTACGTGGGCCGGACCTTCATCCAGCCCACCCAGCCCATGCGTGATTTCGGCGTGCGGGTCAAACTGAATCCGGTGCGCCCTCTCTTGCAGGGCAAGCGGGTGATGATCGTGGAAGACTCCATCATCAGGGGTACCACCAGCCGCAACCGGGTTAAAAACCTGCGGGAAATAGGCGTCAAGGAGTTGCACATGGTGGTCAGTTGCCCGCCGACAACCCATCCCTGCCCCTATGGGATCGATTTTTCCTCAAAAGGCGAACTACTGGCCGCTCAAAATGAAAATGTCGCGGAGATTGCCAAATTCATCGGCCTGGACTCCCTGCACTACCTGAGCCTGCCCGGCATGCTGGAGGCAACGGGAATGGCTCTCGACAGCTTCTGTCTGGCCTGTTATGATGGCCGGTATCCTCTCGCCCCGCCGGAAAATATGGATAAACTCTGCTTTGAAGAACGCCGCTGA